The Anastrepha ludens isolate Willacy chromosome 2, idAnaLude1.1, whole genome shotgun sequence genome contains a region encoding:
- the LOC128871617 gene encoding uncharacterized protein LOC128871617, producing the protein MLMPRLQYHLNGYSPEMSIALSMQHQQQHINQLLNTAAAATGIVGDVDALLTPIPNNNHPPARMETGRERNLWRTNEIMEVLTIMQEINALDMLNHKAMKSELVFRKVERIMHTRGFRKKSHIQISTKWKFLKSTYRTSRRNGIIPKMIPQAIYEELHKMLQNANNSCSGRSISDCGNSATSVDGDNSNGATVNGSDGVNEGQLIISGVEGGYGSGSKNSLDGAVEGHQSDEENGLAHPIFGFRLGLVKQEPADTGYESSMVKEKNSTANIQFQTEIKQEANEDSDSPVASTTSTPQPPVEEQLEHPQPQQRQSIPEIMILSRRTVRHSPAATTTTATSKPNVTTTPKTTATITTQPKPNSTSTPSPTPLPPLRIAPFAKVPPSEITTPISTANLPPPPPLAMNPTSRALRLSSAYSSGVYANAAKGNAAAAAASTNTNTNAASTATYQRKFTTNNPRGLTIAASERPPTVQPYLRRHEIVVPDLDIAAAPHEYRATQPFYGFPDGPSTSQQAQQHQSQQMEARKHRLKPSLMINNTMPAKRLMRMPEIHTKPAPRQAKLEFVGAGGGGAAADIGDDGLNSSSDEESNATYQPPPQQQRQEQRQEQQAPLDNVEREQSYARVLQDIAISLRQMQREVINEFFKRQMKLAREEHEYQMRQDDLLMKAFKEQSLQFQQLGKQMLGSAVKLEKRKKRLEKQERKQIINHRKMETRQMQKNECKKGKFLLNGSGKPKAQNKEVVEKNEKGVKILMKNLHAQLGLTEDEDCDDEQNQYDYDVSEYLQANSNDMEQTSFDMMNRHEEHNEETQDDAEGNFISEPMIVGH; encoded by the exons ATGTTGATGCCGCGGCTCCAATATCACCTTAATGGTTATAGTCCAGAAATGAGCATAGCATTAAGCATgcaacatcagcaacaacaCATCAATCAATTACTGAATACAGCAGCGGCCGCTACTGGCATTGTCGGCGACGTGGACGCCTTACTTACGCCCATACCAAACAACAATCATCCGCCAGCACGCATGGAGACTGGACGCGAACGTAACCTATGGCGCACCAACGAGATTATGGAGGTGTTGACCATTATGCAGGAGATAAACGCTCTCGATATGCTCAACCATAAGGCAATGAAGAGCGAATTGGTGTTCCGTAAAGTGGAAAGAATAATGCATACACGCggctttcgaaaaaaatcaCACATACAAATTTCAACCAAGTGGAAATTTCTTAAATCGACTTATAGAACATCGCGACGCAATGGCATAATACCGAAAATGATACCGCAAGCGATTTACGAGGAGTTGCataaaatgttgcagaatgcCAATAACAGTTGCTCGGGCCGTTCGATCAGTGATTGTGGTAATTCGGCTACATCGGTAGACGGTGACAATTCCAATGGTGCCACTGTGAATGGCAGTGATGGTGTCAACGAGGGCCAATTGATAATATCGGGGGTAGAAGGTGGCTATGGAAGCGGAAGCAAAAATTCGTTAGATGGTGCGGTTGAGGGTCACCAATCGGACGAAGAGAATGGCTTGGCTCATCCCATATTTGGATTTCGTTTGGGATTAGTAAAGCAGGAACCAGCTGATACAG GTTACGAGAGCTCTATGGTTAAGGAAAAAAACTCAACAGCTAACATACAATTCCAAACCGAAATCAAGCAAGAAGCAAACGAGGACTCTGATTCCCCAGTGGCATCTACCACATCGACACCGCAGCCGCCAGTCGAAGAACAGCTAGAACATCCACAGCCACAACAACGGCAAAGTATTCCAGAGATAATGATATTGAGTCGACGCACAGTACGCCACTCACCCGCCGCCACTACCACCACCGCCACAAGCAAACCCAATGTCACCACTACACCCAAAACCACCGCAACAATCACAACCCAACCAAAGCCAAACAGCACAAGCACTCCGAGTCCAACACCACTACCGCCACTGCGTATAGCACCCTTCGCCAAGGTGCCGCCAAGTGAAATCACAACGCCTATATCAACTGCAAATTTACCACCCCCACCACCGCTGGCCATGAATCCTACATCACGGGCATTGCGGCTGAGTAGCGCCTACAGCAGTGGAGTATATGCCAATGCAGCCAAAGGCAATGCCGCAGCCGCCGCCGCCAGTACCAACACAAACACTAACGCCGCTAGTACTGCAACATATCAACGCAAATTTACTACCAATAATCCGCGTGGGCTCACCATTGCCGCTTCGGAACGACCGCCTACGGTACAGCCATATTTGCGACGTCATGAAATTGTGGTGCCCGACTTAGATATAGCGGCAGCACCACACGAATATCGGGCGACGCAACCATTTTACGGGTTTCCCGATGGTCCATCTACCAGTCAACAAGCCCAGCAACATCAATCGCAACAGATGGAAGCGCGAAAGCACCGCTTAAAACCATCACTCATGATTAACAACACAATGCCGGCAAAACGTCTGATGCGGATGCCCGAAATACACACAAAACCAGCACCACGACAAGCAAAATTAGAATTCGTTGgtgctggtggtggtggtgctgcTGCTGATATTGGAGACGATGGACTGAATTCCAGTTCCGACGAGGAAAGCAACGCCACTTATCAACCGCCGCCACAACAGCAGAGGCAAGAGCAACGGCAAGAGCAACAGGCGCCGTTGGACAACGTTGAGCGCGAACAGAGCTATGCCAGAGTGTTGCAAGACATAGCGATTTCCTTGCGGCAAATGCAACGTGAAGTGATCAACGAATTCTTCAAGCGACAAATGAAGTTAGCACGCGAAGAGCACGAATACCAGATGCGACAAGATGATTTGCTGATGAAAGCATTCAAGGAACAATCGCTACAATTCCAACAGTTGGGCAAGCAAATGTTGGGTAGCGCCGTAAAGCTGGAAAAGCGTAAAAAGCGATTGGAAAAACAAGAACGGAAGCAGATTATAAATCACAGAAAGATGGAGACACGCCAAATGCAGAAAAATGAGTGCAAGAAAGGaaaatttttgcttaatggCAGTGGCAAGCCGAAGGCGCAGAATAAAGAAGTAgtggagaaaaatgaaaaaggcgTGAAGATACTAATGAAGAATTTGCACGCACAACTGGGTCTGACGGAAGATGAGGATTGTGACGATGAACAGAATCAATACGACTATGATGTTAGTGAATATTTGCAAGCTAATAGTAATGATATGGAGCAAACATCATTCGATATGATGAACCGGCACGAAGAGCACAACGAGGAGACCCAAGACGATGCCGAGGGGAATTTTATATCCGAACCCATGATAGTCGGGCATTAG
- the LOC128871615 gene encoding short coiled-coil protein A, producing the protein MSLIDKLQEPDDNIPLADEDTQVIINDEDPHGNNIPNGRSMDSLRSSFTNRSTTPDSSHNSLEADVSPDEKEEKARLITQVLELQNTLDDLSQRVDSVKEENLKLRSENQVLGQYIENLMSASSVFQSTSPNAKKK; encoded by the exons ATGTCACTAATCGATAAATTACAAGAACCCGATGACAACATACCATTGGCTGATGAGGACACACAAG TAATCATCAATGACGAAGATCCTCATGGAAATAATATACCCAATGGACGTTCAATGGATTCGCTGCGTTCATCCTTCACTAATCGCAGCACCACCCCTGACTCATCCCACAACTCATTGGAAGCTGATGTTAGCCCCGATGAGAAAGAGGAGAAGGCTCGCCTGATTACACAAGTGTTGGAACTGCAAAACACACTCGATGATCTTTCACAGCGTGTCGACTCagtgaaagaagaaaatttaaagttaCGATCCGAAAACCAGGTCCTTGGACAATACATAGAAAATTTAATGTCAGCTTCGTCAGTATTTCAGTCGACAAGCCCAAATGCGAAAAAGAAGTGA
- the LOC128871616 gene encoding cysteine-rich hydrophobic domain-containing protein 2 — MADFDAIYEDEQLEEHYEDQNVAPVPEPIILRGSGNMTVFGLTNRFSTEFPTGLVSRVAPEEFKATIGRINGILKKTLPVNVKWLFCGCVCCCCTLGCSLWPVICLSKRTQITLDKLLEWENSHLYHKLGLHWRLHKQQCDSNSMMEYVLRIEFIPKTPIYRPD; from the exons ATGGCAGACTTCGATGCAATTTATGAGGATGAACAGTTGGAGGAGCACTATGAAGATCAAAATGTCGCACCCGTGCCCGAACCGATCATCTTACGGGGTTCTGGCAACATGACAGT ATTTGGCCTGACCAATCGTTTTAGCACAGAATTTCCCACGGGTCTGGTTTCGCGTGTAGCCCCTGAAGAATTCAAAGCAACGATTGGACGTATTAACGGCATTTTAAAGAAGACGCTGCCGGTGAACGTGAAATGGCTATTTTGCGGCTGCGTCTGCTGTTGCTGCACGCTGGGTTGCTCTCTGTGGCCGGTCATCTGTCTGAGTAAGCGG ACACAAATAACTCTTGACAAGCTGCTCGAATGGGAGAATAGTCATTTATATCATAAACTCGGCCTACATTGGCGACTTCATAAGCAACAATGTGATTCCAATTCGATGATGGAGTATGTGTTACGAATTGAGTTTATACCGAAAACGCCGATATATCGTCCGGACTAA
- the LOC128871614 gene encoding 5'-3' exoribonuclease 2 homolog, which translates to MGVPAFFRWLSKKYACVIVDCTENKSVDPNTGSTIYEDATLPNPNGIEFDNLYLDMNGIIHPCTHPEDKPAPKNEDEMMVAIFECIDRLFGIVRPRKLLYMAIDGVAPRAKMNQQRSRRFRAAKEANEKRNEIQKIREELLVKGCILPPEKTDEEHFDSNCITPGTPFMDRLSKCLHYYIHDRMNTNPAWKGIKVVLSDANVPGEGEHKIMDYIRKQRAQPDHDPNTQHVLCGADADLIMLGLATHEPNFTIIREEFLPNKPRPCEICKQYGHEMQKCGGLENPGGSKDDSFKPDVPINAEVRFIFVRLSVLREYLKKTLEMPNLPFKYDFERALDDWVFMCFFVGNDFLPHLPSLEIREGAVDRLVELYKKCVYKTGGYLTNSGEVNLQRVQMILTDLGNVEDNIFKERQRREQQFKARQKRMRDNEYKAQSLAVSTFFEPTAVNRGGSGAQGNKFNYKEEAMKLRTQNNKGVKRTASEAGLDNDSDENDNDEVRLYEAGFKNRYYESKFDVGTNNQGFRYSVALQYVRGLCWVLKYYYQGCASWDWYFPYHYAPFASDFVNITGLSTSFEKGTKPFNPLEQLMGVFPAASSSHVPKPWATLMSDPDSPIIDFYPEDFKIDLNGKKFAWQGVALLPFVDERRLFKALAPYYSKLTEEEVRRNKRGDNRLYIGNLHPKLEWLKHQLKTFTSMEKKVAIVMEGMGGSILKAEDNIKNLGTLKSPIYGLPNIMSNEVVTVRFRDPEYDSDFIFPAKRLQNAIDPPNVLNSKSEGPAGHNRPVIGFNRNLPTGHLSAGGHRMVQASLGRPSYNRGGNNQGPYPRGPNSQQNFQARSGYNNYQNNFGNNFSNGNNYQNNYRNNQQHQPRGGQHNNRFQRYNPYGQHNNRY; encoded by the coding sequence ATGGGTGTTCCAGCATTTTTTAGATGGCTAAGTAAGAAGTATGCTTGTGTTATCGTTGATTGCACGGAAAACAAAAGTGTTGATCCAAACACTGGAAGCACAATATACGAAGATGCCACACTCCCGAATCCCAATGGGATTGAGTTTGACAATCTGTATTTGGATATGAATGGTATAATACATCCTTGTACGCATCCTGAAGATAAGCCCGCCCCTaaaaatgaggatgaaatgATGGTAGCAATATTTGAGTGCATTGATCGCTTGTTTGGTATTGTTCGGCCgcgaaaattattatatatggcGATTGACGGGGTAGCTCCAAGAGCAAAAATGAATCAACAAAGATCACGGCGTTTCAGAGCTGCTAAGGAAGCAAACGAAAAACGAAATGAGATACAAAAGATAAGAGAAGAACTTTTAGTTAAAGGATGTATTCTTCCTCCTGAAAAGACTGACGAGGAACACTTCGATTCTAATTGTATAACACCAGGGACACCGTTTATGGATAGATTAAGTAAGTGCTTACATTATTACATTCACGACCGCATGAATACAAATCCAGCCTGGAAAGGAATAAAAGTGGTATTGTCAGATGCAAATGTTCCCGGTGAAGGTGAACACAAAATAATGGATTACATTCGAAAACAAAGAGCTCAACCAGATCATGATCCCAATACGCAACACGTTTTATGTGGTGCAGATGCCGATTTGATTATGTTGGGACTCGCTACACATGAACCGAATTTTACCATTATACGAGAAGAATTTTTACCCAATAAACCTCGTCCTTGTGAGATATGTAAACAATATGGTCATGAGATGCAAAAGTGTGGGGGCTTGGAGAATCCAGGTGGTTCGAAAGATGACAGTTTCAAACCAGATGTTCCCATCAATGCTGAAGTTAGATTTATATTTGTCCGGTTAAGCGTGCTGCGCGAATACCTCAAGAAGACTTTGGAAATGCCCAATCTGCCATTCAAATATGACTTTGAACGCGCTTTGGATGATTGGGTTTTTATGTGCTTCTTTGTCGGAAATGATTTCTTACCACATTTGCCAAGTCTTGAAATTAGAGAAGGCGCAGTAGACCGTTTGGTAGAGctctataaaaaatgtgtgtataaaACTGGTGGTTATTTAACAAATTCGGGCGAAGTGAATTTACAGCGCGTGCAGATGATACTAACAGATTTAGGGAACGTTGaagataatatttttaaggAGAGACAACGCCGCGAGCAACAATTTAAGGCAAGGCAGAAGCGTATGCGCGATAACGAATATAAAGCTCAAAGTCTTGCTGTGTCCACTTTTTTTGAACCCACAGCAGTAAATCGTGGAGGCTCAGGAGCACAaggtaataaatttaattacaagGAAGAAGCTATGAAATTAAGAACACAAAATAATAAGGGAGTAAAAAGGACAGCTTCCGAAGCCGGGCTCGACAACGATTCTGATGAAAATGATAATGACGAAGTCCGATTATACGAAGCAGGTTTTAAAAACCGTTATTATGAATCGAAATTTGATGTAGGTACAAATAATCAAGGCTTTCGTTACTCTGTTGCACTGCAATATGTACGTGGACTCTGCTGGGTTCTTAAATATTATTACCAAGGTTGCGCTTCGTGGGACTGGTATTTTCCCTACCATTATGCGCCTTTTGCTTCCGATTTTGTGAACATAACTGGATTGTCAACTAGTTTTGAGAAAGGTACAAAGCCATTTAACCCTTTAGAACAATTGATGGGTGTTTTTCCTGCTGCCAGCTCATCTCATGTCCCAAAGCCATGGGCAACATTAATGTCTGATCCCGATTCACCAATTATTGATTTCTATCCGgaagattttaaaattgatttaaatggcAAGAAATTTGCTTGGCAAGGAGTGGCCCTGCTTCCTTTTGTAGACGAACGAAGACTTTTCAAAGCTTTAGCGCCCTACTACAGTAAATTAACCGAAGAGGAAGTTCGCCGAAATAAGCGAGGAGATAATCGCCTATATATTGGAAATTTGCATCCTAAATTGGAATGGCTGAAACATCAGTTGAAAACGTTTACCTCTATGGAGAAAAAAGTGGCGATTGTCATGGAAGGAATGGGAGGAAGCATTTTGAAAGCCgaagataatataaaaaatctagGCACATTAAAATCACCAATATATGGTTTACCCAATATAATGTCGAATGAGGTTGTTACCGTACGTTTCCGAGATCCTGAATATGACAGTGATTTTATATTCCCTGCCAAACGGCTACAAAACGCCATTGACCCTCCAAACGTTTTAAACTCCAAATCGGAAGGGCCTGCTGGTCACAACCGACCAGTTATAGGATTCAATAGAAACCTGCCTACCGGACATTTAAGTGCTGGTGGTCATAGAATGGTGCAAGCAAGTCTTGGTCGACCCTCTTATAATAGGGGTGGAAATAACCAGGGTCCATATCCACGAGGGCCAAATtcccaacaaaattttcaagccAGGTCGGGTTATAATAATTACCAGAACAATTTTGGCAACAACTTTTCTAATGGAAATAATTATCAAAACAATTACCGCAATAATCAACAGCACCAGCCTAGAGGTGGGCAACATAACAACAGATTCCAAAGATATAATCCGTATGGGCAACATAACAATAGATATtaa